The DNA sequence CTACCTTTTTGAGCAATAACCTTTTCGGTAAATGTACATCAGTATTTCCTTCCACAACAGCTACAGCGATCACTTCATATCTAACCGGAATGTCACCAGCACAGCATGCTGTTACGGGCTGGTTCGTTTATCTTAAAGAGCTTGGTACGATTTCAGCAATTCTTCCGTTCAAACCTCGCTACGGCGGTGAGATATTCAGCAAAAGCGATATCTATGCAAAAGATATTTTCAAACAAAGCACGATCTTTGAAAATCTCAACCGAAAATCCTATATGCTTTCGAATGATTATATCATCAATTCTGATTATACGAAATTCTACAGCAAAGGATCAACAGCAGTTGCCTATGAGAGAGAAAATATCGATAATTTCTTTGCGAATCTTATGACCCTTGTGCAGGATATTTCTGAAGAGAAATTTGTCTATGCATACTGGCCGACTTTTGATACGCTTGCACACAAGAACGGCATCCACTCGACCAAATGCAGGGATCATTATAAAAAAATTTCTCGATCACTTGAGAATTTCATCTTCGCCATAAGCAGATCGGATACTGCTGTAATCATCTCAGCGGATCATGGGCTTGTGGACAGCACAAAGGATGACCTTATCGACATAGACCAGCATCCGCGGATGAAGGAACTTCTCGTGATGCCTCTTTCCGGTGATCCAAGAGCAGCATACTGCTTTATAAAACAGGGCATGGCTGATCAGTTTGAAGAATATGTTCAAGATCACCTTTCTGATAAGTGTTTAATAAATAAAAGTTCTCAGTTTGTAAATGATCAAATGTTTGGACTGGATGAGCCTGATCCAAGATTATGGGACAGGATTGGAGATTACATTCTTTTGCCGAAAAATAACTATGTTATCAAAGATACAGTACTCGGTGAAAATCCCCATCACTATATCGGTCACCATGGTGGATTAAGTGAGGACGAGATGCATGTTCCTGTTATTGTTATAGAACCCTGAACAATTGGTTTATATCTGTGATAGAATGAAAAAAAGAACAAATATAACTGACAAAAAAGAGATACAAATACTAACACAAGATGGGAAGGAATTTGAAGTTCCGGTTGAAGGTTCTCTCGGTTTACTTGCTCTGGGAGCAGTTGGCATCCAGGCGTGGAGAAAAAAACAACGGGAGATGAACTATAAAAATCCGAATGAAAATGTGATCGTTGAAAAAAAGGAGCAGAAAAAGGACAAAAACACCGATGAGTAAGAAACTCGACAAAAAGGTTCTCCTCATTGGCTGGGATGCTGCAGACTGGAAAGTCATACATCCTTTGATCGATGCAGGAAAGATGCCTGCCCTTGAGAAACTCATTAACACGGGTGTTATGGGTAATCTTGCAACCCTTGATCCCCCGCTTTCTCCTATGCTATGGACATCCATTGCAACAGGGAAAACTGCAGATAAACACGGCATTCTTGGTTTTACCCAGCCGGACGCTGATGGTAAACAGATCCGTCCCGTCCTTTCAACCTCACGAAAAGTCAAAGCCATCTGGAATATCCTCATGCAGGAAGGATATAAAACGAATGTGGTGGGATGGTGGCCCAGTCATCCCGCAGAACCAATAAATGGTGTATATGTTTCAAATTTTTATCATAAATTAGACAAAATCCCACTTCGTGCTCCAAGAAAATTTGCACATGACAGTATTCATCCAAAGGAACTTGAACAGATACTGATGAGTTTACGTGTACATCCGGGCGATCTTACCTTTGCACACCTCCTACCATTTGTGCCTGATGCAGCAAAAGTTGATCAGGACAAGGACAGACGACTCAATGGCGTAGCAAAGATAACCGCTGAAGCAGCAACCGTGCATGCAGCAGCAACGTGGATCATGGAACATACTGAATGGGATTTCATGGCAGTGTATTATGATGCTATCGATCATTACTCTCACGGTTTCATGAATTTCCATCCTCCTCGGATGAAGCATGTCCCGAAAGAACTATATGAAAGATATAAAGGGGTCGTTGAGGGCGGCTACATTTTCCACGACATGATGCTGGAGCGTCTAATCGAACTTGCTGAACCGGATACTACGATTATACTCGTTTCAGATCATGGATTTCATTCGGACCACCTGCGCCCAAAGAGGATTCCAAAAGAGCCAGCAGGACCTGCAGCACAGCATAGACCCTACGGCATTATTTGCATGAATGGACCTCATATTAAAAAGGATGAACTCATTTTTGGTTCAACCCTTCTTGATATTACACCAACCATTCTAACCATGTTTGGATTAGCCATTGCTAAGGATATGGATGGCAAACCGCTCGTACAAGCATTTGATGAACCAATTAAGATGGATATCTTAGAAAGCTGGGAAGATATTGAGGGTGAATGCGGCATGCATTCTTCAGATGAAAGGAAAGATCCATGGGCAGAACAGGATGCCTTGAACCAGCTCATTGCACTTGGATATATTGAACCACCTGGAGATGATGCTCAAAAAGCTATCGAAAGAACAGTGAACGAATCCCGTTTCTATCTTGCACGTGTATATATGAACTCGAGAAAAAGTAGCGATGCTATCCCAATTCTTGAAGAACTCGTAAAACAAAATCCCAAAGAAACCCGTTATAATACGCGATTGGTACAATGTTATGTGGATAATGGCAGGTTAGATGATGCGCGCAAGATCGCTGATGAAGTGGTTAAGAAATTTGATAAACCAATGCCTTCTATCGATCTGATGTACGGAAGATTGTTCCTTGCAGAAGACAATCCCGAAAAAGCAATTGACTATTTTAAAAAGGCAGAGGATTCTGATTCAAGCATGCCGGGATTGTATCGTCATATTGGTAATGCGTACCTGAAGTTAAAAAAAATCCAGGATGCTCAGCAGGCATTTGAAAAAGCCCTTGCTATTGATGGTGACAATTCCCTTTCTCATTACGGACTTGGTGTTGCTCATTTCAAGCAGGAACACTACATAGAAGCAGCTGATGAATTCCTCAATACCGTTGGCTTCACCTATTTCTTTCCATTTGCCCATTACTATCTCGGAGAAGCACTGATCAGGCTTGGTTATCTTGATCGTGCTGCAGAAGCTTTTGAAGTGTGTGTGTCACAATCTCCGGGCATAGAAAAGGCCCATCTCAGACTTGTAAATTTATATAAAGATCATCTCGGCCAACCGGAAAAAGCTGATGAACATGAAAAGTTTGTTATCGAGAAGAGAAAGAAGAAAAAATGATCACTATTGTCTCCGGCTTACCCCGCAGCGGCACCTCCCTCATCATGCAGATGCTCAAACAAGGTGGCATGGAATTACTCGCCGATAATGTACGGAAAGCTGACGAAAGTAATCCAAGAGGATACTTTGAATATGAAAAAGTAAAAGCCCTTCAGCGGGATTCATCATGGCTTGCAGAGGCAGAGGGAAAAGCGGTCAAGGTGATTGCACAACTCCTAAAATTTCTGCCGGCATGCTTTGATTACAAGGTAATTTTTATAGAAAGAGATATACAAGAGATACTTCGATCGCAGAAGAAAATGTTGGAAGAAATGGGGCAAAGCATTTCATCGAACCAGGATATTATTAAGAAGGTTTTTGAAAAGCAAGTAGAAGAAATAATGCGGTGGCTATCTTCTCAGAATAATATTTCTGTATTGTATATTAAACACAGAGAAGTACTTTATCACCCTTACACAACAGCAGAAGAAATTAATTCATTCCTCAATCAATCATTTAAAATAGATTTGATGGTGCAGATCGTGGATATGTCCTTGTATCGTCAGCGAGCTGATGAATTATTTTCGAAAAATTGACATAAAAAAATTAAGATTCACCTGGAATGGGAAAAATGATAATAAAGTACTGCAATCAAACGGCATTTACTTCTTCTCGGTAAAAGTAAATGGAGAAGCGCCGGTTGTTACAAGACTTATCTTGATGAAGTAAAGATCCTTCTTCTTTATAAAAAAGTTGACATTATAGAAGTATATCAGATCAATTCTTTTCAAATATAAGATATCTCCACTTTATCTGAAAGGAAAGATCATGAAAATTACTGATGAATCCACTTTTTTAAAAAAAGAATCTTTGAACAAAAAGCTATTAAAATATTCAATTGCAGCTGGTGTTGTACTTACCATTAGTGCGAAAGCGCATGCTGACATACAATATACCGACATCGATCCTGATAAGGTAATTCCACACGCGGAGAATTTTAAAACCAGTGATTTCCTGCTCGATCTAAATAATGACGGCACCCCAGAATTCAAAATATTTCAAGCATTTTCATCCACATACACGCTTTCATATAATTACTATTTCTATTCATATAATTCGGTGAAAGCTCAACCGTTAAATAATGGTCTTTCGGTTATCAACGCTATAGGGGATAACATGTACGTAGCTGCCCTTAATTCTGATGAACTTATCTCGAGCCAGCAAAACTTTGGGAAAAAACATTTTCTTGGAGGATTATCCTACTATTTAACATCACCTATTGGTGAGTGGCCTGATAATGGAAAACGTTTCATGGGGGTAAAATTTAAAATTGGTGAAAACATTCACTATGGTTGGGTAAGATTAGATTTACCCCAAAATTGCAGGAGTTTTACAGTGCTCGATTATGCGTATGAGGATAAGCCGGGTGTAGCGATCAGGGCTGGACAGAAAAATTATTCGTCAGAAGATAATCAAGGAAAATAATATAACATTAAATAACACGGAGGTTCTGTGAAAATGGGATTCATATTTACGAGCTTTTTCTGGGGAGCAGTAATTATTCTTTTTGGTTTAAGTATCATTCTCAATGCAATCTTTAATATTAAAATACCCGTCTTCTCGATCATCATCGCCCTTATATTTATTTATCTCGGATTGAAAATTCTTTTTGGCTCATTTGGAATAAAGTCATCCAAAAATACAGTTGTATTTTCTTCAAGTGATATGAAAAGTTCAAACAAGAACGAGGAATACAATATTCTATTTGGTCGAGGTTCAATCGATCTAACCGATGTGGATCTGGATGATAAGAAGCTATCGTATGAAATAAATGTAATATTTGGAAAGGGAGATGTGTTCATTGATCCAATTATTCCAATAATCGTAAAGGTTTCATCTGTATTTGCAAGTGCTCATTTACCCGAAGGAAATGTAGCAGCGATCGGAAATAATTCATATGTGTCACCAGCTTATGTGAAAGGTGAAGAATGTATTTCGGTCAATGCTGATGTTGTCTTCGGTGAGTTGAATATTATTGAGAATAAAAAAGTAGCCAAGGAAAAGGACTTCTAAATAATCCCATATTGCAATAAAGACAAACTTTTTATTTGACAGATAATATGGAGGGGAAATTTTTGCTTTCCAAATATGATTTATGGAGGCTGTATGCTTTCGTTCAGAGATTGCAAAGAAGTAATCGATTTTATAAAAAATAATGCGCTGAATTTCGTATCATTTTACGTACCTGACATCGAAGGTCGGTTAAGAAATGTCACTATTCCTGCTGGAAATTTCTCAGAAAGTCTCGTTCAAAACGGTATCGGTTTCGACGCTTCAAATTTTGGTTTTGCTAATGTTGAAAGTTCTGACATGATATTCAAGCCCGATCTCAATTGCGCATTTACCGATCCTGTTGAGCCGGAATCCAGGATATTATATTTTTTCTGTGATGTCTACGATGCGCATACAGGAGAAAGTTTTTCCCAGGATCTGCGCCATATTGTACAAAAAGCGCTTAATGCACTTAAAGATGTTGGAATCGCTGATGAAGTTCAGGTGCTCATAGAGTTGGAATTCAATATAATCGACGAACTTTTCAGTATCATGAGTAACCGTGAAGTATCTTACAGGTTAGAAAGCAGTGAAATGGCGAGTCCTCGATCCGGAGAGGAAATTTACCGTCTTGCACCAAATCGAGGATATCACCGTTCTGAACCTAATGACCATTATTTCATGATACGAAATAAGATCGTTCTTGCACTGCAAGAGTTGGGAATTGGTGTCAAATATCATCACCATGAAGTCGGCACATCACAGGCAGAGATCGAATTCAAATTTGGGCCTGTCGAAAAAGCTACGGATGCAACAGTTCTCGCTAAAAATATAAGCCACAGAATTGCAAAAAAACATGGCAAAGTTATCTCATTCCTACCAAAAGTCATCCCGGGCGAAGCGGGAAATGGCATGCATATTCACATGTTTTTGAAAAAGAACGGAAAGAATATTTTCAATGACGAAAAGGGGCTGTATAAATTGAGTAAAAACGCACTCTATTTCATTGGTGGAATTCTTCACCATTCTGCTTCGTTGTCTGCACTATCCAATCCAACCTCCAATTCGTATCGCCGTTTGATCGCCGGACTTGAAGCTCCATCGAAAGCAGTTTTTGCCGAGGGCAACCGATCAGCTGCGATCAGGATACCCGCATATATAAAAGATCCTGAAGAGCGAAGATTTGAGTTCCGTCCGACTGATGCAACATGTAATCCCTATCTTGCTTTTGCTGCACTGATCATGGCTGGTATCGACGGTGTAAGAAATCAAATTGACCCTATTGAGAAAGGATTTGGTCCACTGGAAACTAATTTGTACGAGCTATCTTCAAAGGAATTGAAAAAAATTCCTTCATTCCCGGATACGCTTGAGTTCGCATTGCATAGTCTTAAGCATGACAATGAGTATCTCACCTTCAAAGATGTTTTCCCTGAAGACCTGCTTCATAAATGGATACGCGTAAAACGCAAGGATCTTGATGAAATGAGAAAAATACCTCATCCTTGGGAAATCGCGCGTTATTATGATTTGTAATTACTTTTTATAAAAAGACAAAAAATTGAATTTTAGGAGTATATATGCATGAATGGGCACTGGCAGATGCGGTGATCACAACTGCAAAAAAGGTTGCAAAAGAAGAAAATCTAATAAAAGTTACAGAGATCGTTGTTAAAATTGGTGAATTGCAAACAATCTCCCGTGAAATATTTGATACGGCATTGCATGAAGTTCTGAAAGAAGCACCAGATCTGTTTGAAGATGTCGTTTGCAAGCTTGAAATTGAACCGGCAGGTTTCAAGTGCCTGAACTGTTCTCACGAATGGCTTTTTGAAGATGTAAAAAAAGAACTCGATGATGATGAAACAGAATCTATTCATTTTATACCAGAAACTGCACATGTATTTCTCAAATGTCCGCAATGCAAGAGTCCTGATTTTGAAATTGTTAAAGGTCGGGGTATATGGGTAGATTCGATTGAAGGAGAAAGGTAATGGATCCAAGAATTAATGTTGTTGAAAATCGTCTTGGAAAAATAGGACGCATCATAGCTGTGGCTGGCGGTAAAGGTGGCATCGGCAAAAGCACGATTGCATCATTGCTTGCGCTTATCCTTGCTGAAGCAAATCAAAAAGTAGGTCTTCTCGATCTTGACTTCACAGGAGCGTCGACACATACGATATTAGGTATTCACGATTTCAGCTTTCCCGATGAAGATCAAGGCATTATCCCACCAAAATATCATGGAATATCATATATTACGATTGCAAATTTTACACAAGATAAAGGCACACCAATGAGAGGTCATGATATTACAAACGCAATCCTTGAACTCCTTGCAATTACACGTTGGGACGAACTCGACTATCTCATTATCGATATGCCGCCTGGAATAAATGATACAACCCTGGATATTATTCGTTTGATTAAAAATATTGAGTTCTGCATGGTTACAACACCATCAAAGATCACAACAAAGGTGGTGAGAAACTCAATTAATCTGTTGAAAGAATTAGATATCCCAATCCTCGGCCTTATAGAAAATATGACCTATCCGGCAATGCCTTACGCCAAACAATGCTTCGAAGGTTGCTATCTCGGTACTATTCCATATGATGAAAACTATGAAGCAGCAATAGGCGATGCTGAAACACTTCTCGAGACGAAGATCGCAAAAACTTTACAGAATTTCACCATGATTTGTGATAAAATGTGTTGACGGTTTTTCATGAAACAATAATAAGTAATTAATAAATATTTGATAATTGAAAAGCAAAATGGAGGTTCACATGAAAAAACTTTTCATACTTCTTGTAATGGGGATTTTTCTCGGTTCAATTTGTAATGCTGAGGGAACAGCAGAAAAAATCAGGCATTATGATGTATCTGAAGACGGTCAGCTTTCTCACACCTATTCGTCTCAATCAAATACCCATAACAACAGTTTTTCCACAAGGGACATTCCCTACAACCTAACACCGGATTGGCAGAACAGCATGCGTGTTCAGGTAGGCGGACTGCAGGTTTATGACATGAATAATGACGGTTATAATGATGTCGTTGTAGGATGCTATCATTCAGACAGTTACCCACCGTATGACGACTGGCATAATTTCATTTACCTGAATACAGGTTCATCTCTAGAAGCTACTCCGTCATGGACGTCCGATGATGAAGTGTCAACGGGTGATGTTCAGGTTGCTGACATCAATGGAGACGGCTTCGTCGATATTTTTGCAGCAAATGGCGGATACAGCATGGACCCTTCCGTAATCTATTTTGGTTCGTTGACAGGACCAAGCACAACTCCTGGCTGGTATTCGAATGAAAGCGGTAGTGCTTGGAACAACTATGCTCTTCCGATAGACATCGATCATGACAACGACATCGATGTGATAACAGCAAATCAGGGCAACAGTCCTAGTGATCCCTACCGTCCGATGTATATGTTCATGAATAACAGCGGGACATTGAACACAGTTCCTTCTTGGCAGTCTTCTGAAACATCGATCCAGAATTTCCTTGCCGCAGCAGATATGGATCATGATGGATGGGAAGATATTGCTGTTTCTAAGTGGGCTAATTTTGAAAGCGGCGTGTACAAAAACAACAGCGGTACTCTTGCAACAGGTCCAATGTGGACAACAGGAGACACCGACACAGATAAAGGTGTTGGTTGGGCTGATGTTGATGATAACGGGTGGCAGGATCTTGCTCTTGGACATGATCCGACCGAGCTTTTCAGCAATAATGCCGGCACACTATCGCTTACATGGATTTCAACTTATACTTATTTCGGACAGCAGGATCTGAGATTCTGTGATGTTGACAATGACGGAGACCAGGACCTTGCTGAAATACATTTTTCTAATGGTGTCGTGAATATTTATATGAATGATAATGGTGCTCTTCAAGATGTTCCCTCCTGGTCATACGACTGCAGTAGCGTTGGAACAGCGATCGCTTTTGGTGACATCAACGGAAATGGCAGTCCTGACCTTGTTTTGGGCAATTCCGGTAATCCTTCAATTATGGTATTTTATAACCAGAATTCTGTATCTATAGATAATGAAATTCAGGTTCATTCACTTGTTTCGAATTATCCGAATCCCTTTTCTTATTCGACAACGATCTCGTTTTCAAAATTATCAGCTAAACCAACAGAAGTAAATATCTATAATCTAAAAGGAGAGTTAGTTACAAACATACCTGTTCAGTCCGGTCAGAAATCAGTTACATGGAACGGAATGAATTCTGATAATGAATATTTAGCGCCCGGTATTTACTTCTATCAAATCATGCATGATGATCAGATAGTAGGTCTGAATAAATGCCTGTTACTCAAATAATATAACTTCAATTGATTTTTACAGGGAGTCAATGCACTCCCTGTTTTTATTTATTTTGACAGTTTTTTTCCCATCCTCAAGATGTTAAATGACGGCTCATATTTATAAATTTTGAAAGGATTTATCTCGAATAAAATGCCAGATAAGAACTTCATCAAACCCATAATCGACATACAGAAAATCGGTTCTTCAAGCGCTGCTGAGGAAGCGATAGAAAAGCTCCGCAAAGCACTCTGGTATCATGAATACCGGTATTATGCTCTCGATGATCCAATTATTTCTGATGCAGAATATGATGAGCTCATGCAGCAGCTTGAGACATTGGAAAACAAATACCCCGATCTGATTATTCCGAGTTCGCCAACACAAAGGGTTGGTGGGCAAGTTAATGAAGAACTTGGAACTGTCACTCATCCTAAACCGATGCTCAGCTTAAAGGCAGTTTACAATGATGAGGAAGTTTTGAATTTTGATGATAGCTGTAAAAAAATTCTTAATGAACTTTCAGTGGAATATGTTGCAGAACCAAAATACGACGGACTCTCCGTAGAACTTATTTATGAAAAAGGGCTCCTCACAACTGCTGCAACACGAGGTGACGGTTATACAGGAGAGGATATTCTCGCAAACATTAAGACAATAAAGGAAATCCCGCTTCAACTTCGACATGATGAAATTCCAATCCCCCGAATGATCGCTATACGGGGTGAGGTCTATATGCGCCTGGATGAATTCAATGCACTCAATACAAGACGTGAAAAAGATGGAGAAGATCCTTTTGCCAATCCAAGAAATGCAGCAGCAGGTTCATTGCGTCAACTCGATCCCCGCATAACAGCTCAAAGACCACTCCATGTTTTCCTGTATGAAATCCTCGACTGTGACGGATGTACATTCTCTACACATTGGGAAGAACTTCTTGCATTTAAGGCATGGGGGTTGAAAGTTAACTTAGCTGAATCCCGTCAATGCAGAAGCATCAATCAAGCCTTGAAATATTATGCTGAAATGACCGAGAAACGAGATAATCTTCCCTATGAGATCGATGGTGTGGTATTCAAGGTAGATTCACTCTCTGAAAGGGATAAACTTGGCTATAGAGAACGCGACCCTCGTTGGGCTGTAGCATATAAATTCAAACCACGGCAAGCTACAACGAAATTAATAGATATCATCGTTCAAGTAGGAAGAACTGGCAAACTCACACCAGTTGCAATTCTTAAACCAGTACGAATCAGTGGTGTAGAGGTCAGCAGAGCATCATTGCATAATCAAAGTGAGATCGAGCGAAAAGACATCCGGATCGGTGATACAGTTCTCGTTGAACGAGCTGGTGATGTTATCCCGTATGTTGTTAAACCGATCAAAGAAGACAGAA is a window from the Candidatus Cloacimonadota bacterium genome containing:
- a CDS encoding alkaline phosphatase family protein, which produces MINPNYEDGSIINLVSSITHAFGNHTITHKPLPLINSEFLSKKKNVILIVIDGLGYNFIKDQETTFLSNNLFGKCTSVFPSTTATAITSYLTGMSPAQHAVTGWFVYLKELGTISAILPFKPRYGGEIFSKSDIYAKDIFKQSTIFENLNRKSYMLSNDYIINSDYTKFYSKGSTAVAYERENIDNFFANLMTLVQDISEEKFVYAYWPTFDTLAHKNGIHSTKCRDHYKKISRSLENFIFAISRSDTAVIISADHGLVDSTKDDLIDIDQHPRMKELLVMPLSGDPRAAYCFIKQGMADQFEEYVQDHLSDKCLINKSSQFVNDQMFGLDEPDPRLWDRIGDYILLPKNNYVIKDTVLGENPHHYIGHHGGLSEDEMHVPVIVIEP
- a CDS encoding alkaline phosphatase family protein, with translation MSKKLDKKVLLIGWDAADWKVIHPLIDAGKMPALEKLINTGVMGNLATLDPPLSPMLWTSIATGKTADKHGILGFTQPDADGKQIRPVLSTSRKVKAIWNILMQEGYKTNVVGWWPSHPAEPINGVYVSNFYHKLDKIPLRAPRKFAHDSIHPKELEQILMSLRVHPGDLTFAHLLPFVPDAAKVDQDKDRRLNGVAKITAEAATVHAAATWIMEHTEWDFMAVYYDAIDHYSHGFMNFHPPRMKHVPKELYERYKGVVEGGYIFHDMMLERLIELAEPDTTIILVSDHGFHSDHLRPKRIPKEPAGPAAQHRPYGIICMNGPHIKKDELIFGSTLLDITPTILTMFGLAIAKDMDGKPLVQAFDEPIKMDILESWEDIEGECGMHSSDERKDPWAEQDALNQLIALGYIEPPGDDAQKAIERTVNESRFYLARVYMNSRKSSDAIPILEELVKQNPKETRYNTRLVQCYVDNGRLDDARKIADEVVKKFDKPMPSIDLMYGRLFLAEDNPEKAIDYFKKAEDSDSSMPGLYRHIGNAYLKLKKIQDAQQAFEKALAIDGDNSLSHYGLGVAHFKQEHYIEAADEFLNTVGFTYFFPFAHYYLGEALIRLGYLDRAAEAFEVCVSQSPGIEKAHLRLVNLYKDHLGQPEKADEHEKFVIEKRKKKK
- a CDS encoding sulfotransferase family protein: MITIVSGLPRSGTSLIMQMLKQGGMELLADNVRKADESNPRGYFEYEKVKALQRDSSWLAEAEGKAVKVIAQLLKFLPACFDYKVIFIERDIQEILRSQKKMLEEMGQSISSNQDIIKKVFEKQVEEIMRWLSSQNNISVLYIKHREVLYHPYTTAEEINSFLNQSFKIDLMVQIVDMSLYRQRADELFSKN
- the glnA gene encoding type I glutamate--ammonia ligase; the protein is MLSFRDCKEVIDFIKNNALNFVSFYVPDIEGRLRNVTIPAGNFSESLVQNGIGFDASNFGFANVESSDMIFKPDLNCAFTDPVEPESRILYFFCDVYDAHTGESFSQDLRHIVQKALNALKDVGIADEVQVLIELEFNIIDELFSIMSNREVSYRLESSEMASPRSGEEIYRLAPNRGYHRSEPNDHYFMIRNKIVLALQELGIGVKYHHHEVGTSQAEIEFKFGPVEKATDATVLAKNISHRIAKKHGKVISFLPKVIPGEAGNGMHIHMFLKKNGKNIFNDEKGLYKLSKNALYFIGGILHHSASLSALSNPTSNSYRRLIAGLEAPSKAVFAEGNRSAAIRIPAYIKDPEERRFEFRPTDATCNPYLAFAALIMAGIDGVRNQIDPIEKGFGPLETNLYELSSKELKKIPSFPDTLEFALHSLKHDNEYLTFKDVFPEDLLHKWIRVKRKDLDEMRKIPHPWEIARYYDL
- the hypA gene encoding hydrogenase nickel incorporation protein HypA → MHEWALADAVITTAKKVAKEENLIKVTEIVVKIGELQTISREIFDTALHEVLKEAPDLFEDVVCKLEIEPAGFKCLNCSHEWLFEDVKKELDDDETESIHFIPETAHVFLKCPQCKSPDFEIVKGRGIWVDSIEGER
- a CDS encoding ATP-binding protein: MDPRINVVENRLGKIGRIIAVAGGKGGIGKSTIASLLALILAEANQKVGLLDLDFTGASTHTILGIHDFSFPDEDQGIIPPKYHGISYITIANFTQDKGTPMRGHDITNAILELLAITRWDELDYLIIDMPPGINDTTLDIIRLIKNIEFCMVTTPSKITTKVVRNSINLLKELDIPILGLIENMTYPAMPYAKQCFEGCYLGTIPYDENYEAAIGDAETLLETKIAKTLQNFTMICDKMC
- a CDS encoding T9SS type A sorting domain-containing protein; protein product: MKKLFILLVMGIFLGSICNAEGTAEKIRHYDVSEDGQLSHTYSSQSNTHNNSFSTRDIPYNLTPDWQNSMRVQVGGLQVYDMNNDGYNDVVVGCYHSDSYPPYDDWHNFIYLNTGSSLEATPSWTSDDEVSTGDVQVADINGDGFVDIFAANGGYSMDPSVIYFGSLTGPSTTPGWYSNESGSAWNNYALPIDIDHDNDIDVITANQGNSPSDPYRPMYMFMNNSGTLNTVPSWQSSETSIQNFLAAADMDHDGWEDIAVSKWANFESGVYKNNSGTLATGPMWTTGDTDTDKGVGWADVDDNGWQDLALGHDPTELFSNNAGTLSLTWISTYTYFGQQDLRFCDVDNDGDQDLAEIHFSNGVVNIYMNDNGALQDVPSWSYDCSSVGTAIAFGDINGNGSPDLVLGNSGNPSIMVFYNQNSVSIDNEIQVHSLVSNYPNPFSYSTTISFSKLSAKPTEVNIYNLKGELVTNIPVQSGQKSVTWNGMNSDNEYLAPGIYFYQIMHDDQIVGLNKCLLLK
- the ligA gene encoding NAD-dependent DNA ligase LigA; protein product: MPDKNFIKPIIDIQKIGSSSAAEEAIEKLRKALWYHEYRYYALDDPIISDAEYDELMQQLETLENKYPDLIIPSSPTQRVGGQVNEELGTVTHPKPMLSLKAVYNDEEVLNFDDSCKKILNELSVEYVAEPKYDGLSVELIYEKGLLTTAATRGDGYTGEDILANIKTIKEIPLQLRHDEIPIPRMIAIRGEVYMRLDEFNALNTRREKDGEDPFANPRNAAAGSLRQLDPRITAQRPLHVFLYEILDCDGCTFSTHWEELLAFKAWGLKVNLAESRQCRSINQALKYYAEMTEKRDNLPYEIDGVVFKVDSLSERDKLGYRERDPRWAVAYKFKPRQATTKLIDIIVQVGRTGKLTPVAILKPVRISGVEVSRASLHNQSEIERKDIRIGDTVLVERAGDVIPYVVKPIKEDRTGNENIFVMPDRCPVCGSSVFMSEDKKTARCTNIICPAQIRERIIHFTQKSAMNIQGLGDKKVQQLLDAQVINSISSIYYLSKDDIINLDGFADKSAQNLIDEIEKSKTQTLSKFIFALGIPNVGDHLARVLAQNFKTLSDIRNATRDQLLSIFEIGPEVADSIIAFFSQDQNLLQIERLKDAGLTLQNPVYKTGEHALPLEGLTFVFTGTLHNWTRSEAQKLVEDLGAHATSSVSKDTNYVVVGENPGSKLNKARQHKVSILNEEEFKKFLELYK